One part of the Rutidosis leptorrhynchoides isolate AG116_Rl617_1_P2 chromosome 1, CSIRO_AGI_Rlap_v1, whole genome shotgun sequence genome encodes these proteins:
- the LOC139848698 gene encoding uncharacterized protein — MLSWGVTKGRWKHSQHESIVVNVYGPHDDAGKVKMWVDLESLMRGIDSNWLLCGEFNEVREEEERFNSVFISSRANKFNSFIKDNGLVEIPLGGRKFTRVCDNGFKLSKLDRFLASKNFLNLWSDLSAIVLDRKFSDHCPIVLRDKVIDFGPKPFRFFDEWLNVDEANEIMKKAWGEEVNGGRKDCVFRNKLKNVKAALKTWNKSTYCNLDQEITDLRSKVNEWELLAESRSLRDDERRLWMETRKIWLDKENTKANLLRQKARVKWILEGNENSSYVHSVIRRRFNKNNIRGLMINGVWNENAQDIKKAIHDHFSHRFNIQPTNRPSMSDLNYPIISASQKEELEFQFTECEILESLKACANNKAGTGWL; from the coding sequence atgttaagctggggtgttacaaaagGCAGGTGGAAACATTCACAACATGAGTCGATTGTAGTAAACGTGTATGGTCCGCACGATGATGCGGGTAAAGTCAAAATGTGGGTAGATTTGGAAAGTTTGATGAGAGGAATTGATTCGAATTGGCTTTTGTGTGGGGAGTTCAATGAGGTACGGGAAGAAGAGGAGAGATTCAATAGTGTATTTATTTCCAGTCGTGCAAACAAATTTAATTCTTTCATCAAAGATAACGGTTTGGTAGAAATTCCCTTGGGAGGCAGAAAATTCACCCGGGTATGTGACAATGGCTTCAAACTTAGCAAACTCGACAGATTTCTTGCATCCAAAAACTttctgaatctatggagtgatctTTCGGCAATTGTTCTAGATAGGAAattttcggatcattgtcctatcgTGTTAAGAGATAAAGTTATCGACTTTGGACCAAAGCCTTTTAGATTTTTTGACGAGTGGTTAAATGTTGATGAAGCAAATGAAATCATGAAAAAGGCTTGGGGTGAAGAGGTAAATGGTGGAAGAAAGGATTGTGTTTTTCGAAACAAACTCAAAAATGTCAAAGCCGCTTTAAAGACATGGAACAAATCGACCTACTGCAATTTAGATCAGGAAATTACAGACTTAAGATCAAAGGTAAACGAGTGGGAGTTGTTAGCAGAATCAAGGTCGTTAAGAGATGACGAAAGGAGGTTATGGATGGAAACAAGGAAAATTTGGTTAGACAAAGAAAACACAAAAGCCAACTTGCTACGTCAAAAAGCTCGGGTGAAATGGATTCTAGAGGGCAACGAAAACTCGAGTTACGTTCACTCGGTTATTCGTCGAAGGTTCAACAAAAACAACATCAGGGGTCTCATGATAAATGGAGTTTGGAATGAAAATGCACAAGATATAAAAAAGGCTATTCATGATCACTTCAGTCATCGATTCAACATCCAACCAACAAATCGACCATCAATGAGTGATTTGAACTATCCGATCATATCAGCTTCTCAAAAAGAAGAGTTGGAATTCCAGTTTACCGAATGTGAAATCTTAGAGTCTTTGAAAGCATGTGCGAATAACAAAGCCGGGACCGGATGGCTTTAA